The genomic interval AAGCTGATTTGGAGTCTTTAAAGTCTAGAATTTAACCGAAACCAGAAGGTTCAGTgtgtttattttggattttctgtGAAAGACTACCACAAGGTTGCACATACAGTATTTACAGTAAGTAAAGGAAAATTTGAACATTATTGAActaacagcaccatgaagaccaaggaacagagaGGTCACAGATAATGTTGTGGAGATATATAGAGCTGTGTTAGGTTATCAAACAATAtctctttgaacatctcacatatATGCATTATccaaaaaatagaaagagtatggcacaatgGAGGGGACACAACAAGCATGTGGatgaaggtgctttggtcagatcaCACTTTTTACCCTACGTGCAAAATGCTACATTAATTCTCTTGAACAAACATTTCTTAGTgtaaaacaaggtggtggcagcatcatgctgtggggacactttttttcagcagggacagaggagTTGACCAGAGTGGATGGAAAGAATGCCCACttcttggataaaaaaaaaaaaaagattttccttccaccttacAATAATGTATTACTTTGTGTgggtcttttacataaaatccaaataaaatacatggaagtttgtttttctaacatagaAACATGTGGACAAGTTGAAGTGGCATGAATACGTCTGCAAACCATTGTAcgtttgcaaaacaaaatctaaactgCAGCAGCATTCTGTGAGGAGGCTGAATTTTGTAATAAGTCATTTTTTCCACtcttaatttttgtttcatcaaGGTTGTAAAATGATGGTGACAGCACAATGGTTCCCGTGCTTTAGAAGGTTGACTAAACTGCAAACATCAAAAGAATAGAAACAGATCTGTTATGCTAGTGGCCCAGTGACTGCAGCCCACATGTTACACACTTGAGTACTGCTGCAGACCCAGCCGAGTCCTTAAGGTGATCTGCAGGGCTTTGCCTGCCTGCTTCCCAAATGCATTAGCTGTACTATAGAGCAGTTAAAAGGCTGAAGCAATCCTGTCAGAGTGACACTGTGTGCATGGCCCCCCACCATTCATGTGTCAGATGACAGAAAAGGTGGTTATTATGTGAAGAAATGAAATAAAGGTTCCCTGTATGAGAAACATCTTGTAGATCTGGGTGCACTGTTATTGTTTACATCTGACAATGACAAGGCTTGTCCAATGAAACAAGGGCTCAGAAATGGATGGTGGCTTTCCCAGTGGATCAGTGATGTCACAAGCCCAGATTAGACCAGGCCGTGTGGCATGCTGCCTGCTGTCACCTCTAATCCTCCATCACTACACAGCCAcctttccatccatccgtccatttgtccatccatccatccatccgtccgttcatccatccatccatccatccatccgtccgttcgtccatccatccatccatccgtccgtccgtccctccatccatccatccatccatccatccatccagtgttCGGTCTTCTCACTTTTTTTAATGGAAAGCTTGTTTACCTAGGCTCAGTGCCAAAAGCACAGTCTTTCCTGTCTCCACAATTTAGTCATGATGTTTGATCTGGTTTTTTTTCCAGTATCTGTCCATCTGAATCGGTACAAAGAGCCGTATTTTCTGTGACTCCAGTTTTTCTCTCCTATTTCtcccttttcctgtttttttgcgCTTGTTACTATTCATGTGCATTTATGCCCCTGGCAGATGATGTAACAGCTATTTGTTGAGTTCAATGCCCACAGAGTTTTTCAGAGGAATTATATGGGTTGTTCTTGTATGAATTATTAGGTCTGTTGTGAGCACTGGAAGGAAAAATTTGTAGTTTATGATAATATCTTGCTGGATCAAACTATCTAAACTGACAAACCTTGCAAATTATTTTGCAAGTTAACATAGGGTTAAAATATGTAATatgtaaaatgtcattttttgtcCTATTATGAGACATGTAGTTTTAGGTTGGGTCTGCAAGAACAAACACCAAATTTATGAACCTGGGAAAAAAACTTTAAgcacaaaaaactgtaaaaatgtaaattaaagtaaagtaaagaaaCAGAATATTTACATGCACtctaaaaaagacataaaaaatgtttctctctgtcttacattaaaccagactaaatcttttctgtttcaggCCAATTAGGAttactaaaaatatttaatttgctaAGAGCCAGAAAGTAAATGAGAGTAAGGTTTCTGATTCAGAGATTTACATACGTCCTTTAGAATCTGATAGAGTTTAGAGACACATTATAGGCATTTCCTCCACCAGATTATCTCAGTAGTCTGCAGGAATTTTGGTCCATTCCTCCTGACGGAACTGGAGTAGCCTAACTAGAGTTGGGTTTGTAGGCTCCATTGCTCAATGTTTTAGTCATTTCCACATATATGCAGTATGCTTCAGTTTGTTGtccatttgtgcccaagctttaacttcttGGCTGATGTGTAAAGATgttacttaaatatttttttagggatctgccattttgggttttttgttagtttactTCTTCTTTGTTAGGTGTTTTTCTCTGCACCAGTCACCCGTGCAGCAAAatatccccacaacatgatatTGCCACCcccgtacttcacagttgggatgatgTTTTGAGGCTTACAAGCTTCCCTCTTTTTAGTTCAACTGTAATGATGGTAATTATGGCCAACACGTCAGTTTTACTTTCAGTAGACCTTTTGTACTTGGGTTAATTTGCGCACGTGGAGGTTGTGGCTCATTAGAAAAAGCAGTTGTCTTGCAATTGGAAAGTTGTgcttgattccagcttcctcccctgCCACACTTGGATTTACCCTTATGTTGCTCCAAGTTGCCTATTGATCTGGTATCCAAGGATGAACCACGCTTGTGGAGGTCCATAATTCTCTTCCTGAGGTCTCAATTGTTTCCTTTCAATTTTTCCATGATATCATAGAAAGAAGTAGCATGTTTGAGGTGTTACCTTAAACACGCTACGTTTTATGTGCGTTCCGTGTATTCAAATGTTGTGAACTAACCAATCAAAGGCTCACAAAGCAGTATCATCATCATCTGGGATTTTCCATATCTCTGAAGACTTAAAGAAAGTAAGatttaaagaaagtaataaaaaacgttttaacaATTCTTTGTCTCATTATTCTCACATATGGcaaacagaaattattttagtaatcCTACCTGgcgtaaaacaggaaatgtttagtcttttttaattttagactAAGGAAAAAacttgtatttatatttaactgTATAATATATACTCCTCTCACCGGCTGATTGCAGGGACACACTCCAGCGATTGCCATATCCCCCTGAACAGGATTTAAAGGATTTTTTAAAGTATTATAAGTTCAGATCATATGCTGTTGATGTAATGTCTACAGTCTTTGTAGGCATTCATACTAAGACCCAAATGCTAACTAAACCCAAACACAGTCCTGAGCCGTGTGTCAGGATTGATTTCTTGTCATGTGCAGGCGGGCTGAGTGACGTTTAAACCCATTAATTAATTTGGGGGATTAAGCTTACAGGCTGAGGGGTGGTGGAGAGATGTCATGCTGGTTCAATGGGCTATACATGGGCCTGAACGGAAGTTAGAGGTTGCTTTTGTCAGCTACTTCGCCTGATCTCTTCCTAATTCTCAACTACATTCTTGACTAGCCCACATGGAGGATTATGCATAAACCCTGAACAGAAATATAAACTCCTGAGAATTTGCAGGACCAAAGTAGTTGCTACATTAGAACATTATTTCTCAGACAATGAGTGTGTTGTTTGTAGGCTGTATTTCTGCATTTTGAGGGGATTCCTGTTTTGTGATGTTTTGGCCTATTGCTGTTGTTTTAGGGTTAACATGTAAATCACTCGTTCTTGTTGCCTCATATTTATTGTACAGTGAGTCAAATCTGATCTAATGtccaattaaattaaaaattaaataaaatatgagtATATGCAATTCAACACTTCAATCTGTTTACAGTTGAGCCAAATACATAAagttttaaatttattaaaaattaatgGTGACTCTGATCGCCACAACTAACTTAACTGTGTTCCAATTGTAAGTCTGAGACAAATGAGATTTGCAGCTGCGCTCTATTTGCACTCAGAGGCTGGAATGTCCAAGTTCAGAGTAGTTCAAATTACCTGAAATCCCCACTGAATTTGGTATGCGACCTGGAAAGTCACAGCTTTCTCACTAAATATGCAAAATACATTGTTAGCCAAATCAAATGCAGATTACCCCTTCTAGGGTAAATGGAAAACACCATGCTTGTTGTCATGCTAAGTGACCAAGCCAAcattgtcatttttttattttatttattcaaaaaggAAGTAGCATGTTTATAATCAGAAGTCCTAAGGGTGATAGTCATTTCCTCTTCTTCATTTCCTACTTTTGCTGTTCTGGTTGTTTTACACAGTACCTTTATTGGTTGTGAAAAATTGTGAGTGTGATATAATTTCTTCTGAAGATATATATGATAAAAGGTCaatataaatgaaatgtaattaaattaaactaTACATTGAACTGAATACAACTATCTACAAACATGACCACAATCGAAAAGGACATTATATAAAAATTGTTATAAAGTGGACACCCAGCGCACACCCTAAAACTAATATGTTGCCAGCTGAAAACTCTGCGGATCCTACATCTTGACTTGGTAATTTTAGCCCACTCTATCCTGCAAAAGTTCTTCAGAAACATTGCATTTTAAAGACATGACTTGTTGACAGCTCTTGTCAGGTTAACCCGCCATACTCTCTGTTCTAGGTACTGGCTCGGCCATACCAAAACGTTCATTTTCTTCTGGTGAAACCATTCTTTTGCTGATTTGGTTGTATGCTTGGACTaactgtgatgctgaaaaattaacTCCCTCTTCATCTTCATACTCCAAGCAAATACTGTATCTGAAGGTTTTGGGTGAAAACTTACCAGTATTTGGAATTGATCATGCTCCCATTAATCTCGATCCAAACCCTAGTTCCATTGGAAGAAAAGAAATCCCAGATcacgatgctgccactaccatgtttcactgcgGATGTTCTTTTGGTGATAATGCAGTGTTGATTTTATGACAAACatatgttttgaaaatgttggcaAAAAATTTGTGCTTGGTTTTATTCgaccataggacattctcccaatGATTTCAGAATATTTTACACTGGCCTGGatgttttgcttcttttttcagCGCCAATTCTTAGTCAGGACTTAAAAGACTACAAGAGATTTTTGTCACATGTAAAACATGACTAGCCCTTCTCAGAAATCCCTGCAGCTTTATCAGTGTTGCTAATCACTTTCAGtctagtgtttttatttattttagagacACATCAAATTTATGCAATCCCAATATTATTCCATATTATCTCCAGTTACTAATGACTGTTTTTACGGTGCCGTCGTAAAAATATATTGCTGTGGATTTTTTTTGTACTCTTCTCCTGACTTAAACGTTTGTATAATGAGAAATGTTGATCCTTTGTAACCTCTCCATAAATAGTGGCTTTAGCTAAAGGATGCAAAtgagaaaatataagaaaaattaTATTAGGACAGTTAAACCTTATTCAGCTACATATGATTCACTCTAACTGATGTTAGGTTTTTTGGAGCAAAAACTGAATAAAGCTTTTGCACACTTTGTCACcagtttctcattttaaagatttgtttgtACAGGATGTGAGTCACATTAAGGGTAGAAAGAGTTTTTGAAAGGATTTATCACAATCACGTGTTTTACATCACCAAACTAGAAACAGTAGTGTGCATGCTTTTTAGATCCGAGGTACACACTAGAAAAGCATTACATTTATTAGCTTATTGACATGCTGTGTTTTTTGACAGCTCAATGGTGTGTTTTGAAAACATTAATTATATGGCAACATATGCTCGTTGAGTCATTGAAAGTATTCTTGCAGAAACCCACTGTGATggctttatttttgtaatagCTGAGACGTTAGCAGGCTCTCAGGCAGGCGATGATTTCTTTAGAAGTCGTGGTGAGCTTCAAACATGAAGTAGGAGCTGCAGATGAAAAGGCTGTCGGGGCTTCTTGCGAAGGGAGTGATTAATGGCTGGATCAGTGGTAGTTTCTGTACGGGGTTTCTTATTTACCAGGGCCGCGGGCGGAGTCACAGTGAAGTCATGGACGGGGGCGGGTTTTTTCCTGCGAAAATACCAGCGTCGATGTCCATATATGGTTCGCGACGTCACGCACCGGAGGTCCCATTCACATAAAACCGATTGGCCGGAATCCCCTTGGAGGAAATGTAGGCACAGACTCGCACGGGGCTCGTTGCTCGCCCGCTTTCAAATCCAGCTCAGTTCTTAGGCAATAACAACAACAACTCACCAGAATGAAGGTCTCCAGCATCGACTGCCGGCGTCTAAAAAAGATCATCAGGAAGGAATGCGGCAGCTGCCTTATCGTGGACTGTCGACCCTATTTCTCATTTACGAACTCCAGTATTAAAGGGTCCGTCAACGTCAATCTCAACTCTCTGGTGGTGCGGAGGTGCCGAGGAGGACCGGTCCCTCTGCAGTTTGTCATCCCGGACGAGAGAGCTCTGTTTCGGCTCAGGGAAGGAAGCATATCTGCGATCGTGGCTCTCGATGACCGGACGTCCCACTGGCAGAAACTGAAAAAGGACAGTGTAGCACAGATAGTAATAAACACCCTGTCGCATTTAGCGAGCGGGGCAAGCATTTGCTTCCTGAAAGGTAAGAatttttataattataattgttattattgttattattattattattattatactaaAATAATAGGTAAACATTGACCAGATTGTTTTTGGCTGAgttttgtttcttaaaaattGTTTAATGTATATAATAATTTCAAAAGCAATACCATGACATCCTTTTCACATTATGTAGTTTTATTTCATGCTCAATGATACAGTAACGAGAAAAGCTGGATATGAACAAAATGTATTATACAATATATGAGTTTGAATATATTTTAGTTGGATGCGTGTAgtctgaagaaataaaaacgTGACACACCCATAAAAGGCTTTTTCACAGTGGTTGACCAAAATGTTGGCAACATCACCATCACTTTATCGAATCGATTTTGACTAACTGTCCTCCTCATACTATCCCGGGTCCTGAGAAGCTATTTTTCTCCCACGATTTGGAGAAATGAATGTCCTGCGTGCGTCAGTAGAGCGGATGAGTCAATGCTGGAGAGAAGCAGCTAAATCGGTGTTTCAGCGACTTTCGTTGATGTCGAACTAAGTTCCGTCTCTTCACTGGGACCGGATCTTCATTATAGTAGGGTTCATCTGAGATCGTGACAATGTATTGGGAAACGCATTCATCTCCGTCTATCAGGATACTGGCCTAAACGGATTACCGGTCCCCCTAGTGCGGGCTCCTGTAATTAATTACGTGTGTATAATCAGGTTATAAACGCTCAAATCCGGCGCTAAAACTGTTTCGTAAGCACTGCCATTTCACAAgacatgtgtgtgaatgtgttaaTAGGTTAGAGGTAATGTTATTATTCTGAGCTTCTTCTAAAAATGTGTAACCGTGACATGTATTTTTTCTGTCTATCTCTCAGGAGGATACGAAAACTTCCACTCTCAATACCCTGAACTTTGCACTGAGGTGAAAACCACTGACCATAGCGGAACTGAAACCGAGAAAAGAGTCAGCAGCCACAGCGAGAAGCTTTCTCACCGCAAACCAGATTATGATCAGGTATGGAAACACCCCTCCTCTCCTACACAGCTGCAATGCTTCAACACTGCAACTGTCAGGTTTTGTAAAGTGCGTGCACCCAAACCACGCTGGTATTGTGAGGTGTATATTTGACATCAAAGCCACACCATGATATTCTCTTACCTTCCCTGCTCCccagttctttttatattttccaaaaaagAAGAACAACCTCTCAGTGAGGCTTTTATCTGTGGCCTTTGATCTATCATGTCTACCATAAATAGAAAGTCTGAGAAAGCTTCAGATCTGAATGATCTGTTGTGTCTCTGACTGAATTGTAAGTCACTGCACCTAATGGGTCCTCCTTTCTCCAGTGCACTTGGTCTTCAAATAAACATACAGTTCTTCTGGCAGGGGCGCATAGGTGCTGTGACTTGGACAATAAGTGCATTTTCCCAGGGTTCAGGGTGGGTAAAAGCGAATGAATCAAGGCTGGCAGCTAACTGTTTTGTCTTCTCTGAGAGAGAGCTGTCTGTTCTTGCCCTTTTACACTTGActtatttttctgctttctcTGCACTCCAGGGTAAACCTGTAGAGATCCTGCCTTTCCTCTACCTCGGCAGTGCCTACCATGCTTCTAGACAGGACTATCTCAGCGACCTTCACATCACAGCCTTGCTCAACGTGTCGCGCCGGGACATGCATCCGACCAAAGGCCGCTACGACTACAAGTGGATCCCGGTGGAGGATAGCCCCATGGCTGACATAAGCTCACACTTCCAGGAGGCTATAGAGTTTATAGGTGAGTAAGGAGCGCTGGATATTATGGTACACCGAAATTGGGACTTGAATGGTTTAATCCCTCAAGCCTGCAAGAATACTAAATGAAGCTGTTACATGGGTTTAATCCCATAATATTCAAGTTTTAAAAATACCCAAGCTGGGATACAAAAAGACTCCTATACAGAGACATGGCTATTTTTGAATAGCATCTTCACATAAGTCATCCTTTACCTCAGCCTGCTGCCATTCACAAATAGAAAGCTCTGAGAAACCTAATGgtaatcagtttatcatcatcaCAAGCCTTCAATCCCTCACAAACATAACCCAGCCAGGCCACTGTCAGTCAGGATTTCCTCTCTTCCCTTATTCCCTTCCGATCTCCTTTCCTCCCCCTCCTTCTTAATGCAATGACAGCTCTCCAATGCCGTCATCTGCTCTGCAGCCAAATCACTCTGGTGCCGGGTGCGGTCAGTCAGTGTGAAAACTAGGTGAGCTGTAGCAAAGAGGTCAGAGTTTGGAGCCTGAAAGAGAACATAACGCTGCTATTTATGATAATTGGGTGGAGGTTAAATACTAGGTGACTAATGCACACTAAGAGACGTGTGTTTGTCTGTAGGAGATGAAAATTACTGATGGGCCTGAGGCCAGCAAAATGTGTTACAGAGGAAGGTAATGGGGCTGCTGTATAATGGCAACAGCAAAGATAACACACAATACGTTATTTATAGCCTGGCATAACCACAGACGGAGCATCCACAAGCAGTTAGCCGGACCTGTATTAGGTGGCAGCCATTGTCGCTAATATGCATTGTTTGGGGACGCAGTTTCTGTGTAAGCCTTGTCGTTACATGAGGCAGCAAAAGTGTTCTCGTGAGCAGGTTTAGCCTACATTCAAACACAGCTTCCAAAATTCATCAATCATTAGACATCCAGGCTGCACAAATAATCACAGCTGCTGGTCCTAAATTAAAATCAATCAGCAAATCAGAGGATGATAATGAATATTGCTGACCTCCTGAAGTATGTCCTGTTAATTCAAAACAAACCTTGGTCATC from Girardinichthys multiradiatus isolate DD_20200921_A chromosome 5, DD_fGirMul_XY1, whole genome shotgun sequence carries:
- the dusp5 gene encoding dual specificity protein phosphatase 5, whose protein sequence is MKVSSIDCRRLKKIIRKECGSCLIVDCRPYFSFTNSSIKGSVNVNLNSLVVRRCRGGPVPLQFVIPDERALFRLREGSISAIVALDDRTSHWQKLKKDSVAQIVINTLSHLASGASICFLKGGYENFHSQYPELCTEVKTTDHSGTETEKRVSSHSEKLSHRKPDYDQGKPVEILPFLYLGSAYHASRQDYLSDLHITALLNVSRRDMHPTKGRYDYKWIPVEDSPMADISSHFQEAIEFIDQVKQSGGKVLVHCEAGISRSPTICMAYIMRTQKLRLDEAFEIIKQRRAVISPNFSFMGQLLQYESEVLSNTPALAATPEPATPCVTESASFFANDFSATFSTKSFEPPMFTFPTSCLQSPVHHPLKLSPITALP